In Arctopsyche grandis isolate Sample6627 chromosome 13, ASM5162203v2, whole genome shotgun sequence, one DNA window encodes the following:
- the LOC143921588 gene encoding uncharacterized protein LOC143921588, whose translation MIRILQINLNGCQAAQDVMIQTAEERRADLVIVSEQYRNIPHRWYSDASSRSAIYTPTAHLRITNAVSIGVQGWTWVEMRGVRFYSCYFSPSATIEEFKRDLVCLEDDVRTSTLPVVVAGDFNSKAPEWGSQKTDRRGILLSEMASHLHLHAANVGSAYTFVRGSTGSVIDVTFAGETIIGRIRKWQVLDSYSHSDHRYIGFELEDRLAGPQMLPSSSGWGARKLDIVALDEAVAELRSKVDNDTRLALYSEPP comes from the coding sequence ATGATCCGCATACTCCAGATCAATCTGAATGGATGCCAGGCGGCGCAGGATGTGATGATACAGACAGCAGAGGAGCGGCGAGCGGACCTCGTGATTGTGTCTGAACAGTACCGCAACATTCCTCATCGATGGTATTCGGATGCAAGCTCAAGATCTGCAATCTACACACCAACTGCCCACCTGCGAATCACGAATGCTGTTTCAATTGGCGTCCAAGGCTGGACGTGGGTGGAGATGAGGGGAGTGAGGTTCTATAGCTGCTATTTTTCTCCTAGTGCAACAATAGAGGAGTTCAAGAGAGATCTCGTCTGCCTTGAAGATGACGTGAGAACATCGACCTTACCTGTTGTCGTTGCCGGAGATTTTAACTCAAAAGCTCCAGAGTGGGGCTCTCAAAAAACGGATCGCAGAGGTATTTTACTCTCTGAAATGGCATCGCATTTACATCTGCATGCGGCCAACGTAGGAAGTGCTTACACGTTCGTTCGGGGCAGCACCGGATCGGTCATCGATGTCACATTTGCAGGTGAAACAATAATTGGCAGGATCCGAAAATGGCAAGTGCTTGACAGCTACTCTCACAGCGACCATCGCTACATTGGCTTCGAGTTGGAAGATCGCCTCGCCGGGCCACAAATGTTACCTTCTAGTTCTGGCTGGGGAGCTCGTAAGCTGGACATCGTAGCTTTGGACGAAGCCGTTGCAGAACTAAGatcaaaa